The following proteins are encoded in a genomic region of Lachnospiraceae bacterium KM106-2:
- a CDS encoding integral membrane protein LafC yields the protein MKKKRWNILFIAVITIALLVYIYCTNDIHRLKMVLIQANLFWIFIAVVCMFCYWIFESGTLYYTANSIKRKLSFHKAFKTTMVGQLFNNITPFASGGQPIQAYYLIRQEFELGEATSILLMKFIIYQSAMILYTGVLLGIKLTFFIGHISSLSYLAILGFSVNLFVVIGLLAIAYLPNISLKLATVIIKLLSKIRIIKKKEECIQKTTEQVEEFHTVFKLLMTKKTVLAKSIFFTFLQLTAQFLIPLCICLALQMKGQSILSIIAASAFVMMVSSFVPLPGASGGAEGSFYLFFGIFFVDPAIVAVALVIWRIITFYLPIFVGMFYCRVQPARLDQ from the coding sequence ATGAAGAAAAAGAGATGGAACATTCTTTTTATCGCAGTCATTACCATCGCGTTACTCGTATATATTTACTGCACGAATGATATTCACCGATTAAAGATGGTCTTAATTCAAGCCAATTTATTTTGGATCTTTATCGCTGTTGTATGTATGTTTTGTTATTGGATCTTTGAGAGTGGTACTTTATACTATACCGCTAACTCTATCAAACGAAAACTTTCTTTTCACAAAGCATTTAAAACAACTATGGTTGGACAACTTTTTAATAACATCACTCCATTTGCAAGTGGTGGACAGCCAATTCAGGCTTACTACTTAATTCGTCAAGAATTTGAACTTGGGGAAGCAACAAGCATTTTACTAATGAAGTTTATTATATACCAAAGTGCGATGATCCTTTATACAGGTGTTCTCTTAGGCATTAAGCTTACTTTCTTCATTGGTCACATATCCAGCTTATCCTATCTTGCGATCTTAGGTTTTAGCGTGAATTTATTCGTAGTCATTGGCTTACTGGCAATTGCATATCTGCCAAATATCTCGTTAAAACTTGCAACCGTGATCATCAAATTATTAAGTAAGATCCGAATTATTAAAAAGAAAGAAGAATGTATTCAAAAGACAACGGAACAAGTAGAAGAATTTCACACCGTTTTTAAGCTTCTTATGACTAAGAAAACGGTTCTTGCAAAATCTATTTTCTTTACATTTTTGCAATTAACTGCACAATTCTTAATTCCACTTTGTATCTGTCTTGCATTACAAATGAAAGGTCAATCCATTCTTTCAATTATTGCAGCTAGTGCATTTGTTATGATGGTCTCTTCCTTTGTTCCTCTTCCAGGAGCAAGTGGTGGTGCTGAAGGAAGCTTCTATCTATTCTTTGGAATCTTCTTCGTTGATCCTGCCATCGTTGCTGTAGCTCTTGTTATTTGGCGAATCATTACTTTCTATCTTCCAATCTTTGTTGGAATGTTTTATTGCCGAGTACAACCTGCTCGCTTGGATCAATAA
- a CDS encoding oligopeptide transport system permease protein OppB, with product MEQNNTLLKIENLVIGPRDSQNAIVKGLSFSLKEGEILGIVGESGSGKSMTVLGIMGLLKKNLEVKEGSISYQGMDYLSFSEKKLRELRGNDLSMIFQEPMTSLNPVLKIGPQIEEVLYLHEEKKYTKEEARKAVYEMMQEVGLKDAKNLYQKYPHELSGGMRQRVMIAMAMICRPKVLFADEPTTALDVTVQAQILELIKELCKKHGTAVIFISHDLGIVRKLCSRTLIMNQGIIVEEGTVKAIFEDPKEDYTKKLLAAVPKMEGNHKQEKEEIAATTEAVMQADHINSYYKERTTLFNKRKRKQVLFDVSLSLKSGETLGIVGESGSGKTTLAKTFLGLISDYEGTVDLCGHHPQMVFQDPYSSLNPAKRIEFLLEEPLRLQKNLSKQQRKEKVEEILSKVGLDGSYADRYISRLSGGQRQRVAIACAILTGSKVLLLDEPVSALDVTIQEQILVLLRELKKEYQLSYLFISHDLNVVYNFCDRVVVMKDGRIVEEGSRLEIYHRPKQEYTKELIAAMPSV from the coding sequence ATGGAACAAAATAATACATTATTAAAGATAGAAAATCTTGTAATTGGACCAAGAGATAGTCAGAATGCAATCGTAAAAGGACTCTCTTTTTCACTAAAAGAGGGTGAGATTTTAGGAATTGTTGGGGAAAGTGGTTCTGGGAAATCAATGACTGTCTTGGGAATCATGGGATTATTAAAGAAAAACCTTGAAGTTAAAGAGGGAAGTATCTCTTATCAAGGCATGGATTATTTATCGTTTTCGGAGAAGAAGTTACGTGAACTTCGTGGAAATGATCTATCTATGATTTTTCAAGAACCTATGACATCATTAAATCCGGTTTTAAAGATTGGACCTCAGATTGAGGAAGTTCTATATTTGCATGAAGAAAAGAAATATACAAAAGAAGAAGCGAGAAAAGCTGTCTATGAGATGATGCAGGAGGTAGGACTTAAGGATGCTAAGAATCTATATCAGAAGTATCCTCATGAATTATCAGGTGGAATGAGACAGCGTGTTATGATCGCAATGGCAATGATCTGTAGACCGAAGGTCTTATTTGCAGATGAACCAACAACTGCTCTTGATGTTACAGTACAGGCACAAATTCTAGAATTGATCAAAGAATTATGTAAGAAGCATGGAACGGCGGTTATCTTTATCTCTCATGACCTTGGTATCGTCCGTAAATTGTGTTCTAGGACTTTGATCATGAATCAAGGTATTATTGTGGAAGAAGGAACAGTTAAAGCTATCTTTGAGGATCCTAAGGAAGATTATACGAAGAAGCTGCTGGCAGCAGTACCAAAGATGGAAGGAAACCATAAGCAGGAGAAAGAAGAGATTGCGGCTACAACGGAAGCAGTGATGCAGGCAGATCATATTAATTCGTATTATAAAGAGCGTACAACATTATTTAATAAACGCAAAAGAAAACAGGTATTATTTGATGTCTCTCTTTCATTAAAAAGTGGTGAGACTTTAGGAATTGTTGGAGAAAGTGGAAGTGGAAAGACTACACTTGCTAAGACATTTCTAGGATTGATCTCCGATTATGAAGGAACCGTTGATCTATGCGGTCATCATCCGCAAATGGTATTTCAGGATCCTTATAGCAGTTTAAATCCAGCAAAACGAATTGAATTCTTGTTAGAGGAGCCGTTGAGATTACAGAAGAATTTATCAAAGCAGCAGCGAAAAGAAAAGGTAGAAGAGATCCTTAGTAAAGTAGGATTAGATGGTTCTTATGCTGATCGGTATATTTCAAGATTAAGTGGCGGCCAGAGACAGCGTGTAGCGATCGCCTGTGCCATTTTAACCGGTTCAAAGGTGTTACTGCTAGATGAACCTGTATCTGCCTTAGATGTGACCATACAAGAGCAAATACTAGTTTTACTACGTGAGTTAAAGAAGGAATATCAGCTTTCTTATTTATTTATCTCTCATGACTTAAATGTGGTCTACAATTTCTGTGACCGAGTTGTCGTAATGAAAGATGGAAGAATTGTAGAAGAAGGAAGTCGATTAGAAATTTATCATAGACCGAAACAAGAGTATACAAAAGAATTGATCGCAGCAATGCCATCAGTATAA
- a CDS encoding dipeptide transport system permease protein DppC: protein MSRKRDTNYIIGLVLTSVVLILIVVGFFYTPYDPNAMSGSLKNQAPSISHLFGTDNFGRDILSRVMEGGRTTFLIAIATVLIGGSIGAIIGVITGYVGGMLDEVIMRFNDILASFPSILLALIIVSITGVGKYNIILALSISFIPSFARVMRSEYVACKQMDYVKNARIMGVSHMRIMFVHILPNTLPILWSSIAIGFNNAVLAEAGMSYLGLGVQPPDASLGRMLAESQTYMMTTPWYTLAPGILIIITVLGVSLVGEHYTRLHS, encoded by the coding sequence ATGAGTCGTAAGAGAGATACCAATTATATCATCGGGCTTGTACTAACTAGTGTAGTATTGATTTTAATTGTGGTTGGCTTTTTCTATACACCATACGATCCCAATGCAATGAGCGGAAGTTTAAAGAATCAGGCGCCTAGTATCAGCCATTTGTTTGGAACAGATAACTTTGGACGTGATATTTTAAGTCGTGTTATGGAAGGTGGAAGAACGACCTTCTTAATTGCGATCGCTACGGTTCTCATTGGAGGAAGCATTGGAGCGATCATTGGTGTGATCACTGGTTATGTCGGTGGAATGCTGGATGAAGTCATCATGCGTTTCAATGATATTTTGGCTTCTTTTCCAAGTATCCTTCTTGCATTGATCATTGTAAGTATTACAGGTGTTGGAAAATACAATATTATATTAGCGCTTAGCATATCATTTATCCCAAGTTTTGCAAGGGTTATGAGAAGTGAATATGTAGCATGCAAACAGATGGATTATGTAAAAAATGCTAGGATCATGGGTGTTAGCCATATGCGAATTATGTTCGTACATATTTTACCTAACACACTTCCGATCCTTTGGTCATCCATTGCGATAGGATTTAATAATGCAGTACTTGCAGAAGCCGGTATGAGTTATTTAGGTCTTGGAGTACAGCCACCAGATGCAAGCCTTGGAAGAATGTTAGCAGAGTCTCAGACTTATATGATGACCACACCTTGGTATACACTTGCACCAGGAATATTAATTATTATTACAGTACTAGGGGTAAGTTTAGTTGGCGAACACTATACAAGATTACATTCCTAA
- a CDS encoding dipeptide transport system permease protein DppB, which produces MKYGIKKIVTLIITLLLASFLTFVAFDIIPGDSALSSLGMDASEEQVEALREEMGFNDPIYQRYARFIGGVVTGDFGTSTQYHMPVKQLVTERFPVTIGIAVISILLILFCSVPIAIISAKREGSTLDRIITFLNQLGMSIPPFFLGLILTLVFGILLKWFVPGQYIRMEESFAGYVSCLLFPAIAVAIPKIAMMVKFLRSSVIRQLDMDYVRTAKSKGNSERGILYKHVLKNALIPVITFFAMIIADVLAGSIIVEQVFNLPGLGRLLVVSISARDLACVQIIVLYITAVVLVLNCIVDILYQYVDPRINLEA; this is translated from the coding sequence ATGAAATATGGGATAAAAAAAATCGTAACTCTCATTATCACATTGTTGCTCGCATCGTTTCTAACCTTTGTCGCCTTTGATATCATTCCGGGGGATAGTGCGCTATCCTCTTTAGGAATGGATGCGAGTGAAGAGCAGGTAGAAGCTCTTCGAGAAGAAATGGGATTTAACGATCCGATTTATCAAAGGTATGCAAGGTTCATCGGTGGCGTAGTAACCGGTGATTTTGGAACATCAACACAATATCATATGCCGGTAAAACAATTAGTAACAGAACGTTTTCCGGTCACCATTGGAATTGCAGTCATCAGTATCTTATTAATACTATTTTGCAGTGTTCCGATTGCAATTATATCAGCTAAGAGAGAGGGATCGACGTTAGATCGAATCATCACTTTCTTAAACCAACTAGGAATGAGTATTCCTCCGTTTTTTCTTGGACTCATCCTCACACTTGTCTTTGGAATTCTACTAAAATGGTTTGTACCAGGGCAATATATTCGTATGGAGGAAAGCTTTGCAGGATATGTATCTTGTTTGCTCTTTCCAGCTATAGCAGTAGCAATACCTAAGATTGCAATGATGGTGAAATTCCTTCGAAGCAGTGTGATCAGACAGTTAGATATGGATTATGTTCGAACTGCTAAGAGTAAAGGGAATAGCGAAAGAGGAATTTTATATAAACATGTATTAAAAAATGCATTAATCCCGGTTATCACATTTTTTGCAATGATCATCGCTGACGTATTAGCGGGCAGTATTATCGTAGAACAGGTCTTTAACTTACCTGGACTAGGAAGACTTCTTGTCGTTTCAATCTCAGCAAGAGATCTTGCATGTGTGCAGATTATAGTTCTTTATATCACAGCTGTGGTATTAGTCTTAAACTGTATCGTTGATATCTTATATCAATATGTGGATCCTAGAATTAATTTGGAAGCATAG
- a CDS encoding dipeptide-binding ABC transporter, periplasmic substrate-binding component yields MKKNSLTKLALLLTVMTVALSGCSGDKSKSDSSPSPNVEDNMSQGKPTNGGSIVVGIQQDLDSLDPGKAIAAGTKEVLFNIFEGLVKPDEKGNLVPAVASKYEVSKDGKTYTFTLRDGVKFHNGNVVTAEDVVYSIKRSAGLLDKTDKSVYVDSALQNISKVEKTDDKTIVVSLKSADTELIGYMTLAIIPKDYDKQDSAPVGTGPFKFVSYKPLESFVVEKNDDYWNQDGKAYLDKVTFKIVANTDSAFTELTAGSIDIYPYLTDDQATQLKNQFNVEVGNMNLVQGLFLNNDKEPFNNEDVRKALNYAIDKQAILDMVAGGRGNILGSNMYSGYKKYFDSSLVNMYQTDAAKAKEYLTKAGYPNGFTFTITVPSNYQYHVDTAQVIVEQLKSVGITAKIQKVEWNTWLSDVYQKRNYQATIVGLDGKLSARSLLERYSSKATNNFVNYKNEEYDKVLDTAINTVDDKEKVASYKTLQKLLAEDAASVYIQDPPLLVAVNKKLGGYTFYPVYVQDMAKVYLKK; encoded by the coding sequence ATGAAGAAGAATTCATTAACCAAGCTTGCGCTTCTATTAACTGTCATGACTGTTGCACTGAGTGGATGCTCAGGCGATAAGTCAAAGAGTGATAGCAGCCCATCTCCAAATGTAGAGGATAATATGTCTCAAGGAAAGCCAACAAACGGGGGAAGTATCGTAGTTGGCATACAGCAGGATTTGGATAGTCTTGACCCAGGTAAAGCAATCGCGGCAGGAACTAAAGAAGTGTTGTTTAATATTTTTGAAGGTTTAGTAAAACCAGATGAAAAGGGAAATTTAGTTCCAGCTGTAGCAAGTAAATATGAAGTTTCCAAAGATGGAAAGACTTATACGTTCACGTTACGTGATGGTGTTAAGTTCCACAATGGAAATGTTGTTACAGCAGAGGATGTAGTATATTCGATTAAGCGAAGCGCGGGGTTATTGGACAAGACTGACAAGTCTGTTTATGTTGACTCGGCGCTTCAAAACATTTCGAAGGTAGAAAAGACAGATGATAAGACCATAGTTGTTTCATTAAAGAGTGCAGATACTGAGTTGATCGGTTATATGACACTTGCGATCATTCCAAAGGATTATGATAAGCAAGACAGTGCTCCAGTCGGAACGGGTCCATTTAAATTTGTATCTTATAAGCCATTAGAAAGTTTTGTTGTGGAGAAAAACGATGATTACTGGAACCAAGATGGCAAAGCATATCTTGATAAAGTTACCTTTAAGATCGTTGCAAACACAGATAGCGCATTTACTGAGCTTACGGCAGGTTCCATTGACATCTATCCATATTTGACAGATGATCAGGCAACTCAGCTAAAGAATCAATTTAATGTAGAAGTAGGTAATATGAACTTAGTTCAAGGTCTTTTCTTGAACAATGACAAAGAGCCATTTAACAACGAGGATGTTCGTAAAGCTTTAAATTATGCAATTGATAAGCAAGCGATCCTTGATATGGTGGCAGGTGGAAGAGGTAATATTTTAGGATCCAATATGTATTCTGGATACAAAAAATATTTCGATTCTAGTCTAGTGAATATGTATCAGACAGATGCGGCAAAAGCAAAAGAGTATTTAACAAAAGCCGGATATCCAAACGGTTTTACATTTACAATTACAGTACCAAGCAATTATCAATATCATGTTGATACAGCACAGGTAATTGTAGAGCAGTTAAAGAGTGTTGGAATTACAGCTAAGATTCAGAAAGTGGAATGGAATACATGGTTAAGCGATGTATACCAGAAACGTAACTATCAGGCAACGATCGTTGGACTTGATGGTAAATTATCAGCAAGATCCTTATTAGAGCGTTACTCTTCAAAAGCAACTAACAACTTTGTAAATTACAAAAACGAAGAGTATGATAAAGTGCTCGATACTGCGATCAATACGGTTGATGATAAGGAAAAAGTAGCAAGTTATAAAACATTACAGAAATTATTAGCTGAGGATGCAGCGAGTGTTTACATCCAGGATCCACCACTATTAGTAGCTGTTAATAAAAAGCTTGGTGGATACACATTCTATCCAGTATACGTACAGGATATGGCAAAAGTATATTTAAAAAAATAA
- a CDS encoding N-acetyl-L,L-diaminopimelate deacetylase: protein MDIKKEIELRSNYIIRLRKHFHKYPELGMHEYDTSERIKSELENMDIPFIEVGETGVIGIIGKGDKVIALRADMDGLRVQEKNEISYCSVNPGVMHACGHDAHMAALLGAADILKSIEDELNCTIKLIFQPSEENCMGAKIICDEGYMDDVDEIYGLHVFTDMPCGEISIEAGPRMACTDNFKVRLSGKSGHAGKPHQCVDATVMGAATIMNLQTIISREFDPGKSAVVSIGHFESGTQHNIISGEARFEGTVRTFSHEDSKQIKSAIYRIINNTADVYDGHAHIEYRESLHPIVSNDEVLTEKALDKAKEFFDEKAFVTVPKIFLGEDFSTYQQRVPGVFAFVGAGNEALGRAYPNHHNRFNIDEKAVLHATKLYVAFALAGCTE, encoded by the coding sequence ATGGATATCAAAAAAGAAATAGAACTGAGAAGCAATTATATTATTCGCTTACGAAAGCATTTTCATAAGTATCCAGAGTTAGGAATGCATGAGTACGATACATCCGAGAGAATTAAAAGTGAGTTGGAAAATATGGATATCCCTTTTATCGAGGTTGGAGAGACTGGAGTGATCGGCATCATCGGAAAAGGAGATAAGGTGATCGCTCTTCGTGCTGATATGGATGGTCTTCGAGTACAAGAAAAGAATGAAATCTCTTATTGTTCCGTAAATCCGGGTGTTATGCATGCCTGTGGTCATGATGCTCATATGGCAGCTTTATTGGGAGCAGCAGATATTTTGAAAAGTATAGAAGATGAGCTGAATTGTACGATTAAGCTGATTTTCCAACCATCAGAAGAAAATTGTATGGGTGCTAAGATCATCTGCGATGAAGGATATATGGATGATGTGGATGAAATTTATGGATTACATGTCTTTACTGATATGCCTTGTGGAGAAATCTCTATTGAGGCAGGACCACGTATGGCATGTACAGATAATTTTAAAGTTCGCCTTTCCGGGAAATCAGGGCATGCTGGAAAGCCACATCAATGTGTAGATGCTACCGTTATGGGAGCAGCAACGATCATGAATCTTCAGACGATCATCAGTAGAGAGTTTGACCCTGGCAAGAGTGCAGTTGTATCCATCGGACATTTTGAATCAGGAACCCAGCACAATATTATTTCTGGAGAAGCGCGATTTGAGGGGACAGTACGAACCTTTAGTCACGAGGACAGCAAACAGATTAAAAGTGCCATTTATCGTATTATTAATAATACAGCTGATGTTTATGATGGGCATGCTCATATTGAGTATCGAGAGTCTCTTCATCCGATTGTATCTAACGATGAAGTATTGACAGAAAAGGCATTAGATAAGGCAAAAGAATTTTTTGATGAGAAGGCATTTGTAACAGTTCCAAAGATTTTCTTAGGAGAGGATTTTTCCACCTATCAACAGAGAGTACCAGGTGTATTTGCTTTTGTTGGTGCTGGAAATGAGGCGTTGGGAAGGGCCTATCCTAACCATCATAATCGCTTTAATATTGATGAGAAAGCGGTTCTTCATGCGACAAAATTATATGTTGCATTTGCTTTAGCGGGATGTACTGAATAA
- a CDS encoding cation-transporting ATPase, E1-E2 family encodes MHKKTDLKKGLSAIQVERRVINGQVNGQHNLTTKTIRQIVKANIFTLFNAMNLFLAICVAFVHSYKNMLFMGVVISNVAVGIFQEIRAKRIIDRLTLISVPKTLVLREGNKKEIDPKDIVLGDILLLNSGNQVCVDAVIAQGQCDVDESMITGESEPVLKQVGDELLSGSYIVSGDVKAQAIKVGKESYVNQIVSGAKYIKKPNSEMMRSINWIIKIVSTCIIPLGAILLFKQIYMGNQDFDRAVVSTVAAMIGMIPEGLVLLSSAVLAVSTIRLAREHTLVQELYCVETLARVDVLCLDKTGTITEGNMIVDDVVFLDGSEKDVADGLNAMMGCLNDGNATFLAIKERYHESMDWVVQERIPFNSANKWSLVEFKEHGTYILGAPEYVLKDKAEPLMDTLQAYAKEGQRVLLLAHANHSVKNKMLPESMRPMAFLILSDKIRSEAKETLDYFKDQGVDIKIISGDNPLTVANVAKKAGIEDIRAIDMTQVTDTEEIERVVEDYNVFGRVTPYQKLSIVKSLKKKDHTVAMTGDGVNDVLVLKEADCSIAMQSGSDAARNVSQLVLLDSNFAHLPHVVAEGRRSINNLQRSASLFLVKTIYAFLLALIFIFINKPYPYQPIQLTLISSTTIGIPSFLLALEPNYNRVKDNFLFHVLQKALPGGILTVTNVVLIAFLSDRLHGSVDQIATITTLSTEFAQLLVLYRVCKPFNGRRRILFIGIIALFIAEALIFHEIFIIVPLTMGMVAFVACLMVVSILLHPIYIRLVEWLIQRRK; translated from the coding sequence ATGCATAAGAAGACTGATTTAAAGAAAGGACTTTCCGCAATCCAGGTCGAGAGAAGAGTGATCAATGGTCAGGTAAACGGACAGCACAATCTGACGACGAAAACAATTAGGCAGATCGTAAAAGCAAATATTTTCACTTTGTTTAATGCAATGAATTTGTTTTTAGCAATCTGTGTTGCTTTCGTACATTCATATAAGAATATGCTTTTTATGGGAGTTGTTATTTCTAATGTCGCAGTGGGGATTTTTCAAGAAATAAGAGCAAAGAGAATTATTGATCGTTTAACTTTAATTTCTGTTCCAAAGACATTAGTTTTACGAGAGGGGAATAAAAAGGAGATCGATCCAAAGGATATTGTATTAGGAGATATCCTGCTTTTAAACAGTGGGAATCAAGTCTGTGTAGATGCCGTTATTGCGCAGGGACAGTGTGATGTGGATGAGAGCATGATAACAGGGGAAAGTGAACCGGTATTAAAACAGGTTGGAGATGAGCTCTTATCCGGTAGTTACATTGTTAGCGGAGATGTCAAAGCACAAGCGATAAAAGTTGGTAAAGAGAGCTATGTCAATCAGATCGTGAGTGGTGCGAAATACATAAAGAAACCAAATTCCGAGATGATGAGATCGATCAACTGGATCATTAAGATTGTCAGTACTTGTATTATTCCTCTTGGCGCAATTCTCTTATTTAAGCAGATTTATATGGGAAATCAGGACTTTGATCGGGCAGTTGTCAGTACAGTTGCAGCCATGATCGGTATGATACCTGAGGGACTTGTTCTCTTAAGCAGTGCAGTTCTTGCAGTTAGTACGATCCGTCTGGCAAGAGAGCATACTCTTGTGCAGGAGCTTTATTGCGTGGAGACATTGGCAAGAGTAGATGTTCTTTGCTTAGATAAGACAGGGACGATTACAGAAGGAAATATGATCGTTGACGATGTCGTATTTCTAGACGGTAGTGAAAAAGATGTAGCAGATGGCTTAAATGCTATGATGGGATGCCTCAATGATGGCAATGCTACTTTCTTAGCGATTAAGGAACGATATCATGAATCTATGGACTGGGTCGTACAAGAGAGGATACCATTTAATTCGGCAAATAAATGGAGCTTGGTAGAGTTTAAAGAGCATGGAACTTATATTCTTGGTGCACCTGAATATGTGCTAAAAGATAAGGCAGAACCATTAATGGATACTCTACAGGCATATGCAAAAGAAGGACAGAGGGTTCTATTATTAGCACATGCCAATCATTCTGTTAAGAATAAGATGTTGCCAGAGTCAATGAGACCAATGGCATTTTTAATCCTTAGTGATAAGATTCGTTCAGAAGCAAAAGAGACACTTGATTATTTTAAAGATCAAGGAGTAGATATTAAAATTATATCAGGTGATAATCCATTAACGGTAGCCAATGTTGCAAAAAAGGCTGGTATTGAAGATATTCGGGCAATTGATATGACACAGGTAACAGATACAGAAGAAATCGAACGAGTGGTAGAAGACTACAATGTATTTGGGCGAGTTACCCCATATCAAAAATTATCAATCGTAAAATCTTTAAAGAAGAAAGATCATACAGTAGCCATGACCGGTGATGGAGTAAATGATGTTCTTGTATTAAAGGAAGCGGACTGCAGTATTGCAATGCAGTCAGGAAGTGATGCAGCTAGAAATGTATCTCAGCTGGTGCTATTAGATTCCAATTTCGCACATCTTCCTCATGTTGTAGCGGAAGGCAGGAGATCAATTAATAATTTACAGCGTTCGGCATCCTTATTTCTTGTGAAAACAATTTATGCATTTTTATTGGCGTTGATCTTTATCTTTATTAATAAGCCTTATCCTTATCAGCCAATACAGCTTACGTTGATTAGCTCAACGACAATCGGAATTCCTTCTTTTCTATTAGCATTGGAGCCAAATTATAATCGGGTAAAAGATAATTTTTTGTTTCATGTATTGCAAAAGGCACTGCCAGGAGGAATTCTTACGGTTACGAATGTTGTGTTAATTGCCTTTTTATCCGATAGACTTCATGGAAGTGTTGATCAGATCGCTACGATAACAACATTATCAACAGAATTTGCTCAACTACTTGTTCTTTACCGCGTATGTAAGCCGTTTAACGGAAGAAGAAGGATATTATTTATTGGAATTATCGCATTATTTATTGCAGAAGCACTGATCTTTCATGAGATCTTTATCATCGTACCATTGACGATGGGAATGGTAGCATTTGTTGCATGTTTAATGGTAGTAAGTATTTTGTTACATCCGATTTATATTCGATTGGTAGAGTGGTTGATTCAGAGGAGGAAATAG